The Archangium primigenium genomic interval GACCGCGGAGGACGGGCGTCGGCTGCCCCTCTCCGCCTTCACGGTGCTGGCGGGCGGGGACGTGTTCGAGTCCGGTCGGGGGCAGCCGCCCGCGGACGGCCCGCGCCGGGCCCGGGCCTGGTTCCAGGCCAAGGTGGAGCTCAAGGCGCACGGGGCGCCCGCCGCGCTGCTCCAGCGCGTGGAGGGGGACATGGTGCGGCAGCTCGCCGGCAACCTCCCGCTCATCGGCCGCATGGAGGCGGCGCGGCCCCTCGAGGTGGACCTGATTCCCCCGGGGCAGCCCCTGGCGCGCTACGGCTATCCGCGCTCCGTGTCGCCGCGCGCCGCGGGCCTGTTCTGGGTGCAGCCGGAGTGGGCGCGGGCGCGCATCGCCCTGCGGCAGGACCTGCTCGAGCGCGAGCCCCATCTGGTGTTCCACGAGCTGGCGCACGCCATCCAGGGCCTGGCCTTCACCGAGGAGGAGAACGCGCTCATCTACCGCACGCTCCAGCGCACGTACCGGGTGCGCTCGCGCATGGACGAGGTGTTCGCCCTCTACAGCGAGCGCGAGTTCGTCCCCAGCGTCACCGCGCACGATCTCCGGGCCCCGGGGGTGTACGGCATGGCGCGCCAGCGCTGGAACGAAGAGCACGTCTTCACGCGCTTCGTGCGCCTGCTCTACTTCCCCTACAAACCCCTGGCGGGCCCGGGCGTGTCGCGCGCGGGGCAGGGGGCCTCCTTCTTCGGATAGGGCGGACAGCCAGACGGGCGTCCGCTGGAGAGGCACCCGCCGCCAGGGCGGTGCTTCCCCGCGCTCATTCCTAGTGTGTATGAGGGTGAGCGACGCGCGGGGAGGCGGCATGTCGTGGCTGTTCAGGTGGGGCGCTCCGCTGAGTGCCGCCCTGGTGTCGGTCTTGGGAAGCCTGGTGCTGATGGGCTGGTCGTTCGGCCTCACGCCTCTGACGCGGGTGCATCCCTCCCTGCCGTCCATGGTGCCGCTCTCGGCGGTGTCCCTGGTGGTACTGGCCGGTGGGCTGGCGGGCCTGTGGTCGGGGGGCCGCTGGATGTGGGCCGCGCGTCTGGCCGCCGGGAGTGTGTCTGGCTGGAGCCTCCTGCTGCTCGCCCTCTACGCCTGGATCGCGTGGGGGTCGCCCCTGCGGGTCCCCGCCGCCTGCTCCATGTCCACGCCGACGACGGTGTCCTTCGTGCTGCTCGCCGGGGCGATGGGCAGCGCGAGCGGACGCGGGCACCGCTTGGGGCGGCCCGCGCCCTGGCTGACCCTGGCCGCGATGTTGCCTCCGCTCGTCGCCCTGGCGGGCTACGTCTTCCAGGACCATCGCCTCTATGCGCCGGGCCCCCACGGGGGCATGGCCGTGCACACCGCCACGGGCCTGCTGCTGTTGAGCGCCGGCACGCTCGCGCTCGACGCGACCTGGGGCTTCATGGGCGCCCTCACCACCCGGGCCGCGGGGGGCGTGCTGGCGCGCCGGATGCTTCCCGCCGCGCTGTTGCCCCTGCTGCTGGGTGGACTGCTGACCCGGGCGAGCCGCGCGGGACTGCTCGATCCAATCCTCGCCCAGGCCCTCTTCGGCGTGCTGATGATGCTGGCCTTCGCGGTCCTCACCTGGCTCAACGCGCTCCGGCTCAACCGCGGCCACGCCGAGCAGGTGAAGGCCGAGCAGCGCGCCCTGTCCGAGGCCGAGCGCCAGCGCGTGCTGGCGGCCGACAACGCCCGGCTCCTGGCCTCCGCCGAGAAGGCCGCGCGTGACCGGGAGCAGGTACTGGCCGTGGTGTCGCACGATCTCAAGAACCCCCTGTCCGTCATCCGCTTGAGCACCACCCTGCTGGCCACGCGGCTCGCGGGCACGCCTGTGGAGGCGGGGCTGGGTCGGCAGGTGGCGGCCATCGATCGCGCGGCGGCGCACATGCTCACCCTCATCCACCAGCTCCTGGACGCGGCGCGGCTCGACGCGGGCCAGGCGCTCGCCGTGGAGCCCCGGTCGCAGCCCCTCGCGCCCGTGGTGGAGGAGGCCCTGGCGCTCGTGGAGCCCCAGGCCTCGCAGAAGGCGCTGGCCCTGGAGCGGCGGCTGGAGCCGGGCCTGGAGGCCGCGTTCGACCGCGACCGCATCCTCCAGGTGCTGGCCAATCTCCTGGGCAACGCGGTGAAGTTCACCCCCCTGGGCGGCCGCATCACCGTGGAGGCCTGGCGCGAGGGCGACGACGTGCGCGTGCGCGTGCACGACACCGGCCCCGGCATTCCCGAGCTGCTGCGCGACCGGCTCTTCGAGCGGCACTGGCAGGCGCGGGAGACGGCGAGCCAGGGCAGCGGCCTGGGGCTCTACATCGCCCGGGGCATCATCGACGCCCACGGCGGCCGCATCTGGGTGGAGGAGGGCAGGCCCCTGGGGGCGGCGTTCGTCTTCTGCCTGCCCCCGCGGGCGCGCGAGGCGTGAGCCCGGGCGCTCAGCGCTTGCGGCGCGAGCGGGGCGCGGCGGCGGGGGGCGGCTCGGTGCCCAGGGCCGCCACGCGCATGCCCAGCGACTCGGCCACGCCCACCGCCGTGGCGAGCGGCACCTGGGTGTCCTTGAGCCGGTTGCGCGCCGGATCCAACGCCAGCCCCACCGCCCGCGAGAAGTCCGTGCGCGTGAGCACGCAGCCGCGGAAGTTGCTGCCCGTGAGCTCCGTGCCCGCGAAGTCCGCGTCCGTCAGATCCAGGTCGAAGAAGTTGGCCTCCTGGGCCGTGCAGCGCAGGAAGGCCGTCTTGCGCAGGCTCAGCCCCACGAACGAGGCGTAGCGCAGCTGGCAGTCCGTGTAGGACACCTCGGGGTTGGCCGACACGCCCGACCAGTCGATGCCCATGAGCTTCGAGCCCTCGAAGCGCACGCCCCTGAGGGCCGCCTGCTCGAAGCGGGCCCGGGTGAGATCGCACCCGGTGAAGACGCAGTCCTCGAACTTGCACCCGCGCCACTGGCTCTCCTGGAGCTGGCCGCGCTGGAACGTGCACCGGTAGAACTCCTTGTGGTGCAGCGCGCGCCCGGACAGCTCCAGATCACTGAAGGTCTCGTGCTCGAAGGTGTCCTCGCGCTCCAGCCGCCGTGCCTGCCCGGCCGCCTGCCCGGCCGCCTGCCCGGCCGCCTGCTCAATGTCCTGGGGGGACGCATCCTTGGGGGAAGTGCTCACCCGGCCTGCTTCGCACGGGGCTCCGGCGCCGGGAAGCGCCAACCCCCTGTCCGGCGGAAGTAGGACCCCCGACCACTGAAATCTCGGGAGAAACCTCCCCCGGGGCCCCCGTAAAAACTTCCGGACTTCAGGCATAAGCATGCGGGCCCAGGGGTGCAAGCCCTTGTATTCACTCGGAACCGTGCAGGGCGGACCTTGGCACTCCGCTTGCTAAAAGCAAGGGCACGCAGTCTTCGCGGTCCTACCCCACGCGCCTTCCCCGAGAGACCACCATGACCCAGGCTTCCGCCTTCTCCTCCGCTGACTCCCTCTCCACCTACCTGTCGGAGATCAGCCACTACCCGCTGCTGACGGTGCAGGAGGAGCAGGCCCTGGCGCGTCGTTTCCGGGAGGGCGACCTGGCCGCGGGCCACCGCCTGGTGACGAGCAACCTGCGCTTCGCGGTGAAGGTGTCCTACGAGTACCGCTCCTACGGCCTGAAGATGTCCGACCTCATCCAGGAGGCGAACATCGGCCTGATGAAGGCGGTGCAGAAGTTCGACGCGGACAAGGGCATCCGCCTCATCTCCTACGCGGTGTGGTGGATCCGCGCCTACATCCAGAACTACGTGCTCAAGAACTGGAGCCTGGTGAAGCTGGGCACCACCCAGGCCCAGCGCCGGCTGTTCTTCGCGCTGGCCCGCACGCGCCGGGAGCTGGAGAAGCTGGGCTCGGGTGAGGGCGTGGCCGTGGACGCCGAGGAGATCGCCCGCAAGCTCAACGTGAAGGCCACCGAGGTGCGCGAGATGGAGCAGCGCATGGGCGGGCGGGACCTGTCGCTGGACGCGCCGGTGGGCGAGGAGGGCGACGCGACGCACATGGACTTCGTGGAGAGCGAGTCGGCCTCGCAGGTGGACGAGGTGGCCGACCGCCAGGAGGCCAACCTCACGCGCACCCGCATCCAGCAGGCGCTCACGCGGCTCGATCCCCGCGAGCGCTTCATCATCGAGCACCGGGTGATGGGTGACTCGGAGATGACGCTCAGCGAGCTGGGCGAGCACTTCGGCTTCTCGCGCGAGCGCGCGCGCCAGCTGGAGATCCGCGCCAAGGACAAGCTCAAGGCCGAGCTGCTGTCGCTCATGGCCGAGCGCGAGCAGCACGAGGCGGGCTTCGGCGGCTAGTCGTCTCGCCGCGAGGCGCGGTGCCAGCACCCCGGGGGACCGCTCACCGCGGTCCCCCTTCGCGTTTTCAGTGCCACGTTTTCAGTGCCCTCTTTTCAGTGCCACCAGGAGTCCGGCGCCACCCGGTAGAAGTCCACGAGCGAGGCGAACTCCCGCACCTCGGCGGGCGCGACCGGGGGCCGCGAGGCGTGAAGGTTTTCCGCCATGCCCGAGGGGGTGCCTGTAAGGATTTCCGCCATGCTGCTCAGGGGCGCGACCTTCCACAGGCGGCGCAGCTGCTCCTCGGTGACCTCGCCCAGCCACTCGCCCCGCTCCTCGTCCACCACGGGCAGCCGCCGCACGCCGTGCTCCTGCATGACCCGAAGCGCCGCCATGATGGTGTCCTTGGCGAACAGCATCACCGCCTGCGCCACGTCTTCCGGCCCCTGCTCCTGCGCATCCATCGTCGTGTCCTCCCCGTCGCCCTGCCTGTCCTGAGGTACTAGCAAGGCGCTTGCCAGCGAAGTCCGGGCCTGGCGGGGAATGCGAGACCGCCTCGGGTCTGGGCTAGCATGCGAGGGCTTCCTCTCAGGAGGCGGAGCACCAGGAGGTGCCGTGGCGCGGGTGATGGCGAGTTTGTTGCGGCTCAACGCACATTTCGGAGGGCGGTTGCTGACCACGGGCGTGGCCATCGCGGGGACCTTCCAGCCCTACTTCTGGCTCAACGATCACCTGCCGCCGCGCTTCGACTTCCTCACGCCCCTGGACACGGCCATTCCCTTCCTGCCGTGGACCTACGCCCTCTACTCCAGCTTCTTCGCGCTGCTGCTGGGCGCGGCGTGGCTGCTGGATGGGCACGAGTACCTGCGGATGCTCGGCGCGGTGCTGCTGGCCAACGCCGTGTGCTACCTGGGCTTCTTCCTCTTCACGGCGCACTACCCGCGGCCTCCCCTGGACAGCATTCCCCCGGGCTTCTGGCGCGAGCAGTTCCGGCAGATGCGCGCCTCGGACAACGCGGGCAACACCTTTCCGAGCATCCACGTGGCCACCACGCTGCTCGGCGCGCTGCGGCTGCGCCACCAGCGGGGCGGAGCGCTGTGGGTGCTGTGGGCGGTGCTCATCTGCCTGTCCACGTTGACGGTGAAGCAGCACTACGTCGTGGACGTGCTCGGGGGCATCGGGGTGGCCTGGGGCGTTCATGCCCTGCTGTTCCGCCGCCCGGTGCCCGCGCTCGCGGCCCCCGTGGAGGCCCGGTCATGAGCGGCCCGTCCGTGAGTGGCGCGGGCGTACCGCCCCGGCCCCCGGGGACCCTCAACGTGTGCCTCGCGCTGGGGATCGTGGCGGGGGGCGTGGGCCTGCAATGGCTCGCCTCCCGGGCGGAGGGCACGGCGACGCTGCTCGGGCTCGGCGTGGCCTTCTCCTTCCTCTTCCTGCCGCTGTACTCGCTGCTGCACGAGGCCGAGCACCGCGTCTTCCACGTGAATCCCCGCGTGAACGAGGGCTTTGGCCTGCTGCTGGCCGCCTTCTTCCCCGGGCCCTTCACCTTCCTGCGCGCGTGCCACCTGGGCCACCACCGGCGCAACCGCAGCGACGCGGAGATGTTCGACCTGTACTACCCCTCGGACAACCGCACCTGGAAGCGGGTGTACTTCTACTTCCTCTACACGGGGGGCTTCTGGCTGGCGGTGCCCCTGGCCGTGGGGTCGATGCTGGTGTGGCCGGGCTTCCTGCGCGGCCAGGTGATCAAGGATCCCTCCACGGTGGCCATGCTCCACGGCATCCCCGAGGGCTTCTTCCGCCGCATCCGCCTGGAGTGCGCGGGCGTGGTGCTGCTGCACGCGGCGCTCATCGGGGGCCTGGGCTTGTCGCCGGGGCGCTACCTGCTGCTCTACGCGCTCTACGGCGTGAACTGGTCGGCCCAGCAGTACATCACCCACGCGGCGAGCCCCCGCCACGTGCTGGACGGAGCGCACAACCTGCGCGCCTGGCGCGGGTACGAGGTGTTGCTCCTGCACTTCAACTGGCACCTGGCGCACCACCAGCACCCGCGGGTGCCGTGGCTGTACCTGCCGCGCTACGACGATGCCTCGCGCACGCGGCCCGGCTACCTGACGTCCTTCCTGCGCTTCTGGCGGGGACCGCGGCTCACGGAGCCGCTGGCCCAGGCGCCGGGACTGGCGGGGACTCTAGAGGAGGCGTCGGCGGGGGACGCTTCTTCTGGGGAACGAAGCCGCGAGGACTGGGCAGCAACAGGAACTCCAGCGTCTCCGAATAGCCCCGGTAGCCGGAGAGCTTGCTGACCTTGCCGCCGTCGGGCGCGACGTAGACGAGCGTGGGGAAGTTGAGGACCTCGAACCGCTTCTGGAGCGCCTTCACCTCGGGCGGGTTCTCGCCCTCCTCGTTCATGCGATCCGTCACGCGCACCGGCAGGTAGGCGGCGTTGATCTTCTGGGCCGCGTCCAGGTCGTTGAACACCTGGCGCTCGAGCAGGTGGCACGGCTCGCACCAGTCCGCGGTGAAGTCGTAGAGGATGGGCAGGTTGCGCTCGCGCGACAGCTCGCGGGCCTCGTCCAGGGACAGCCACCGCACCTGGCTGTGGGGCTGGGACGGGTGGTGCTTCTCGTAGACGGTGCTGGCCACGCGGGCGCCGAGCAGCACGGGCAGGGCCACGAGCAGCCAGCGGGGCTGCGAGCGCGTGGTCCGGGGACTAGCGGGAGGCATAGGACACCTCGCGGCGGTTGAAGACGTGGATGCCCAACCACAGCCACAGGGCGATGTTGGACAGGTAGGTGAAGAGCCGGGCCCAGGAGATGGGCGTGGCGTCGAAGGTGGGGCGCAACTCGAGCATGGGCATCAGCAGCCCCGAGAGGAACTGGCGCAGCGTGAACACGATCTTGAAGGGGTCGTCCCGTCCGTAGCCGGGCAGCACCAGCTCCACCAGGTAGAACAGGGCGCCCCACATGACGATGTTGCCGAAGGCGGGCAGCCGCGTGGAGAAGGCGACCAGGGGCGCGGCCATGCCGAAGCACAGGGTGACGCGCTCCAGGCCGTTGATGAGGAAGTCCCAGCCGCTCGTGTAGAAGATGGACTCGTGGGGGAGCGCCGAGGCCATCAGGATGAGGCCGCCTTGCGCCAGCAGGTGGAGCAGCGCCCAGAAGGAGGCCACGGTGCCCAGCGCCGCCCAGGACGTGAGCACGTAGCTCGAGCGGGGCACGGCCCGGGTGAGCAGCACGGGCAAGAGGCCCGTGGAGGCATCCCGGCCGATGCTCCCCAGCGCCAGGACGAGCGGCAGGAAGAGCATCTCGCTGGGGGACTCCAGCCGGGGGCTGACGTCGAAGTTCGTCGACAGCAGCAAGGCGATGTCCTGCGCGGAGAAGATCAGCAGGAGCACGAGCGGCAGGGCAAGCGTGGGCAGCCAGTGGAAGGAGCGCCAGACCCGCGAGCGGTAGAGGACCCAGTTCATGGCGCGCGGCCTCCCGAGCCCTGGAAGAAGCGCTCCAGGCGGCCCTCTTCCCGCGTGGCGCTGGCCACGGGCAGGCCCGCGTCCAACAGCGCCCGCAGCAGCCGCGAGGCGGCCCAGTCATCCTCCACGGAGAAGCACAACGAGTCCTCGGCGGTGTCCATGGGGGTGGCGCCTTGCTCCTGGAGCAGCCGCGCGAGCCGCTCGGGGGAGAGGGGGTTGGTGCCCGCCCAGCGCACCCGCAGGGCATGCCGGCCGCGCTGGGTGGCCGAGGCCCGGAGGTCCTCGATGGCCTCCACCCGGCCCGCGCGGAAGAACGCCACCCGGTCGCACACGCGCTCGAGCTGCGCCAGGTCATGCGAGTTGATGAGCACCGTGACGCCCTGGGCCTTGAACTCGCCCAGCAGCGCGCGCAGGTGCAGCAGTCCCTCGGGATCGATGCCGAGCGTGGGCTCGTCGAGGAAGAGCATGCGCGGCTGGCCGATGAGCGCCTGGGCCAGCCCCAGCCGCTGGAGCATGCCGCGCGAGAAGCTGCGGGGCGTCTTGTCCCAGACGGCCCGGTCCAGTCCCACGCGCGTGAGCAGCGCCTCCACGGCGCCCGCGCGCTCCGTCCGGGGTCGCCCGGCGAGGTCATGGTGCAGGGTGAGCACCCCCCGCGCGGTCAACTCCGGCTCGAAGGCGATGCGCTCGGGGAGGTAGCCCGTGACGCGGCGAACCTCCAGGTCGTCCGGCGCCCGTCCCGCCACGAGGATGCGGCCCGTGTCCGGCCACATCAGCCCGAGCATGCACCCGAACAGGGTCGTCTTCCCGGCGCCGTTGGGGCCGATGATGCCGAAGGTCTCTCCCGCGTGGACATGGAGGTTCACATCCGAGAGGACCCGGAGGCCTCGACGGTAGGACTTGCTGACGCCCTCGACTTGGACGTCGGGGACGGGGAGCGCGGAGGCGGACATGGGGCTCAGGGGCTGCTCGGGGGGAGTTGATCCGGGTGGGTGGGCACGCGGATGTCCCCGGCGATGATCTTCGCCTGGAAGTCCGCGAGGGCGCCGAGCGCCTCGGCCTTGCCGGGGAAGTCTAGCCGCACGGGGGCGAGGGTGATGCCGCCCTCCTTGAGGCCCAGGTTCTGGGTGCCCCCCTGGAACGTGCCGGCGCGCTCGTCCTTCACGGCCTCGTACACCACGCGGTCCACGCGCTTGACCACCGCGGACAGCACCGCCTGGGGCGCCAGGTGCGAGGGATCCGAGTCCACGCCGATGACATAGACGGGCTTGCCCGCGTCGCGGGCCTCCTTCACCGCCTGGATGGCACCCAGTCCGTCCACGCCCGCGGCCGCGAAGATCACGTCCGCGTCCTTGACGAGCAGGTCCTGTCCCACCTGCTTGCCCAGGGCGAAATTCGTGAAGCCACCGGTGTAGTTGACGAGCACCCGGGCCTGGGGTCGGGTGGCGGCCACGCCCGCGCGAAAGCCCGCCTCGAAGCGCTTGACGAGGGGAATCTCCATGCCGCCCACGAAGCCCACCGTGCCCGTCTTCGTCACGAGCCCCGCGAGCGCGCCCACCAGGAAGCATCCCTCCTCCTCGCGGAAGACGACGGTGCGCACGTTGGGCAGGGTGAAGGGCTCGCCCTGGGCGGACAACAGCGGGCTGTCCACCAGCAGGTAGTGCATGGAGGGGTTGCGCCGCGCGGCCGTCTCCACGGCGTTCTCCATCGGGAAGCCCACCGCGATCGACAGGGGCACGCCCTGGTCCGCGAGCAACTGCAGGTTGGGCTCGTAGTCCTCGGCCACGCGGCTCTGCACCACCAGGGGCGTGACCCCGAGCGCGGGCAGGGGCGTGTCCAGGCCCTCGAGCGAGGCCCGGCGCTCCTCGGCGCTCAGCGGCTGGTAGCCCTCTCCCGCGGACTTCACGCCCGCGGACCACTGCTCCAGTCCCCGCAGGGCGGAGTCATTGAAGGACTGATCGCCCCGTCCGCCGAGGCTCAGCACCAGCCCCACCCGGGACACCTTCGGGGCGGGCGGTGCGGGCTCCTCCTTGCGGCTCTTGCAGGCGGACACGGCGGACAGGGCGAGAACGAGACCCAGGACGGACACGCGCATGGGCCCGTCCTAGCACGTCTAGGCGCCCGTTCCGTCGGTGCGCATGCGGTTGAGCCGGTCGTAGTGGCGGTAGCCGAGTTGATCCAGCGCGCCCGCCGGCGCCAGGCCGATGTCCACCAGGGTCTTGATGTCGTAGGTGCCCGCGAGCACCGGCGGGGCATAGGCCTCGACGACCTCGGGGGTGCGGAACTTCGGCAGCGGGAAGAGCACGGTGCTCGTGTGCACGTGCATGAAGTGCGCGGCGGACTGCCGCTGCCAGCCCGGCACGCCCGGCGCGGTGATGACGTGCGGCGTGGCGAGGAACGTGCCGCCGGTGAGGATCTCCAACTGCTGGCCCACCTGCGCCACGATGCACCCGGCGGGAGCCGTGCCCCGCACGAGCCGCCCCTTGGGCTCCTCGGGGGTGGCGCGGGTGCGCAGGTACAGGCCGCTCTGCTCGTCCGGCTTGCCGGCCGGTCGGGCCTGGGGGTCCAGGAAGCGGCCCCCGGGCAGCAGCGTGAGCAGGTTGAAGTCGGTGTGCTCCTCGCCCCAGAGGATGCCCGTGTTCACCTGGTCGGGCTTGAGCGGCAGGTACTGCAGGGCCCGCGTGACGTGGGGGCCGCGCGCGCAGGGATCCGTGAAGGCGGTGGTCGGCAGGCCCAAGGCCTGGGCCGCGCCCCGCAGCAGCGCGAGCCCCGCCTCGTGCAACGCCCGACCCAGCGTCAGCAGCCCGTCCTGGAAGTACGCGGGCGCATCGGGCGGCCAGAGGTTGTCCGGGTAGAGGCGCGGGAACTCCAGCGCCGAACTCTCGTCGGGCGGGTAGGGCGCGGCGAAGTAGCACTCCTTGAAGTCGGGCTGTCCGTTGCCCGCGACCGCCACCTCGGTGTTGGGCGGCGTCCAGCCGCGCTGGTACCAGAGGTCGGCGCGCCCGTAGGGCTTCTTGGCCTCGGTGGACCAGCCGATGAACGCCCCGAAGGCGTCGTAGTAGCGCTCGAGCGCCGCGGCATCCACGCCGTGGTTCTTCACGTAGACGAGCCCGAAGACGCCGAACGCCTCGCGGATCGCCGCCGCGCCCCGCTCGACGCGCGCGGGGTCGTCCGACGAGAGATCATGGAGATCGACAGTGGGGATGTTCATCGAGGTCTCGGCCATGGAGACCCCAGGTGTACCTCGCCTCACCCCCTGAGCGGAATACGCTCGCAGTGGAGGGCTCCGCCTCGGCGGGCGGCGCCCCCCCTCCCGGGCCTACCGGGTCCCCGGCGAGATGGGCTGGACGCCCATGGGCGTGGTCGAGGTGTTGTTGCCCGGCAGCTGCGACTGGGTTCCCGGCACGCCGAGGGACGGGTTGGAGGTCGAGTCGAAGGCGGAGGACCCGGGCGGCGTGAGAGGCGAGGTCGTGGTGGTGCTGTTGAGCCCCGAGCCCAGGGGCGTCTGGAGGCCGTAGTTGTTGCTCAGGGGCTGCTGGAGACCATAACTGCCCGTCATGGGCTGGTTGAGCTGGGTGCTCCCCGTCATGGGCTGGCTGAGCTGATAGCTCCCCGTCATGGGTTGCTGGAGCTGGGTGCTTCCGGTCATGGGCTGCTGGAGTTGGGTGCTCCCCGTCATGGGCTGCTGCAGGGGGATGGTGCCCAGACCGGGCTGGAGCTGGGTGCCGTCCGTCACGGACTGCTGGGCGCCCGCCACGCTCGCGGAGGCCGCCACGATCGCGATTGCCAGGATGCTCGTGCGCATGGGATTGCCTTTCCTTGGGATGACAAAGAGATAGCCACGGGCGGGCGAGCGGAGAAGCTTCCCAGGGGGTCGCTGGAACCTGGCGGGTGGCTGCCTGGTGGCTCTCCCTACGGGGGCCAGAACGTGACGGCCCGGGCCGTCTCCGAGCGCCAGACGGGCCGGGTGCCCCGGTACAGCCGGGGATGGCCTCCGGAGTCCGCGAGGGACAGGAGCAGGAACGCGCCCTGGGTCCGCGCCCGGGTCAGGTCGTTCGCTCCGTAATCGAAGCCCGGCAGGGCCAGGGCCCGGCCCCGTTCCACCTTGCGCAGCAGGCCCGTGGCGAGCGCCCGCTCCCCATAGGGGACGCCCCATACGGCCAGGGTGGCGATACCCTCGCGCAGCAGCGCCCACTCCCCGTCGGGCTGCTCCGGCGTGAGCGGATGGAGCTGATCGAGCAGCGCGTCGCTCTCGATCTCCTCGGGGGTGAAGCGGGGATCCAGCGTGACGTTCGAGCGCTCTCCGAGCGAGGCGCGCGGGCCCAGCTCCGCGGTGCCCACGGCGTCGGTGGTGAGCTTCACCTCGCGGCGCACCCAGGCGCCATCCCGCCAGGCGAAGGCATGGGCGAGCAGCGGACGGCCGCGCCCCTCCAGGTGGAAGGACAGGCGGGTGCCATCGATCTCCACGCCGCCCGCCCGCTCCTGCTCGGGGGTGAGGCGCTGGAGCGTCAGGCCGAGCAACTGGCCCGAGGCGTCGAAGCCGAACTCGATGAGCTCGCCCGAGCCGGGCAGGGGCAGCTCTCGCGCCGTGGCCGTGTCCACCTCCACGAGGAACAGGCGATCCCGGAACGCGGCGGAGGGGAAGGGCTCGGGGAAGGTGGGGCGGCCCTGGACGGGAGCGCTGACGCCGCCGCGCCAGAAGCGGATGGCGCCCCACCGGCCATCGCGGCTCACGGCGGTGGTGCCGCCCTGACAGCCCGCCGCGAGCCGGGCGAGCACCTCGCGCGTCTGCCGGACGGGCTGGAAGCGGACCCACTCACAGCCGTCCGCCGAGGGCTCCAGCAGGGACAACACGGGGCCGCTCGCCGGGGCCGCCGGAGCGCGGGGAGGACCCGGCTCCGCGGCCAGCACGGCGAGTGGAAGGCACGACAGGAGAAGGAGCCGCGTGGGCTTCGTGGGCTTCATGGGACGGCGACAGTGTCCCATGAATGGGGCGTCAGATGTTCCAGCGCACCATGCCCTGGAGCACGTTCTCGATCTTCCCGGGGATGAGGTAGCGGTTGAAGGCGAACTGGTACTCGGCTCCCAGGTAGATCTTCCCGGGCGTGAAGCGGATGAGCTTGCCGAAGTCCCACAGCAGCTCCGGCTGGGCGAGGAAGAAGCGGTTGCCGCGGAACCCCTCGAGCGAGCCGATGCCCTCGCCCTCGCCGAACAGGCCCGTCTGGAAGAAGCCGAGGAAGAGGAAGTCCTGCTCGGCGATGGAGAAGGACTTCTGCCAGGCGGCGCCCACCTGCAGGTCCACGCCCCGGTAGCCCCAGTCATCGCGGATGACCGTGGTCACCGTCACGAAGTCCATGGTCGGCACGCGCAGGTCCCACTGCAGGCCGTAGTAGTGGAGCATGCCGAACTTGCTCACGTGCTCCGCCTCGTACTTGAGCGACACGTTGAGCAGCGGCCCCCAGTCGAACTTCCGGTTGAGTGCCGCCTCGGCGATCGTCTTGGGCGACACCGCGACGGTGATGCCACCGAAGAAGCCGCCCTTCTCGTTGGGGCTGGCCGTGGGGGCGTTGGCCGCGTTGAAGGGACCGGTGATGTCGTAATAGAGGAAGACCGATCCGTACTCCCACTGCTGGAAGGCCTTGATGGTCAGCGTGGTGCGGGCCCCGGCGCCATTGAAGTCCTGGTTGAAGCAATCCACGGCGCCCACGTAGCGGCCCGTGTTGTTGATCTTCGCCTTGTCTCCCGTGAGGCAGGGCGCCCTCAGGAGTTCGAACCAGACGCCCGCGAAGGCACTGGAAGAGGTCAGCAGGGCAGCGAGCACCGCGAAGGCGTACAGCGGACGACGGGTCATGGCGTTTTCCTCGGAATGACCCCGCCTTCTTGAGGAGAGAAACCCGCGGGCGTCAAATTTTGGGTGCGCCGGTCACCCATGCTCCCCACGGGGCTCCTCACTCGCGCAGCGGACGAGCCCCCGGATAGTTCATGCATTGACAGTTGGCCAGGGAATTGCAAAGCTTCCCGTCGGTTTGAATCCATACATCTCCGACCAAGATCGGCCCCGCGCCTCATGACGAATCCCACCATTCGTTTCGCCAACAAGAACGCCGCGTTGTTCGTCGATGACGTCAAGGCGCGTGTGGCGGCCTACTTCGAGCAGGAGGGCCGCTCCCGCAGCGCCAACGGTCAGATGAAGCT includes:
- a CDS encoding ABC transporter ATP-binding protein; this translates as MSASALPVPDVQVEGVSKSYRRGLRVLSDVNLHVHAGETFGIIGPNGAGKTTLFGCMLGLMWPDTGRILVAGRAPDDLEVRRVTGYLPERIAFEPELTARGVLTLHHDLAGRPRTERAGAVEALLTRVGLDRAVWDKTPRSFSRGMLQRLGLAQALIGQPRMLFLDEPTLGIDPEGLLHLRALLGEFKAQGVTVLINSHDLAQLERVCDRVAFFRAGRVEAIEDLRASATQRGRHALRVRWAGTNPLSPERLARLLQEQGATPMDTAEDSLCFSVEDDWAASRLLRALLDAGLPVASATREEGRLERFFQGSGGRAP
- a CDS encoding BMP family lipoprotein, with amino-acid sequence MRVSVLGLVLALSAVSACKSRKEEPAPPAPKVSRVGLVLSLGGRGDQSFNDSALRGLEQWSAGVKSAGEGYQPLSAEERRASLEGLDTPLPALGVTPLVVQSRVAEDYEPNLQLLADQGVPLSIAVGFPMENAVETAARRNPSMHYLLVDSPLLSAQGEPFTLPNVRTVVFREEEGCFLVGALAGLVTKTGTVGFVGGMEIPLVKRFEAGFRAGVAATRPQARVLVNYTGGFTNFALGKQVGQDLLVKDADVIFAAAGVDGLGAIQAVKEARDAGKPVYVIGVDSDPSHLAPQAVLSAVVKRVDRVVYEAVKDERAGTFQGGTQNLGLKEGGITLAPVRLDFPGKAEALGALADFQAKIIAGDIRVPTHPDQLPPSSP
- a CDS encoding isopenicillin N synthase family dioxygenase; translation: MAETSMNIPTVDLHDLSSDDPARVERGAAAIREAFGVFGLVYVKNHGVDAAALERYYDAFGAFIGWSTEAKKPYGRADLWYQRGWTPPNTEVAVAGNGQPDFKECYFAAPYPPDESSALEFPRLYPDNLWPPDAPAYFQDGLLTLGRALHEAGLALLRGAAQALGLPTTAFTDPCARGPHVTRALQYLPLKPDQVNTGILWGEEHTDFNLLTLLPGGRFLDPQARPAGKPDEQSGLYLRTRATPEEPKGRLVRGTAPAGCIVAQVGQQLEILTGGTFLATPHVITAPGVPGWQRQSAAHFMHVHTSTVLFPLPKFRTPEVVEAYAPPVLAGTYDIKTLVDIGLAPAGALDQLGYRHYDRLNRMRTDGTGA